One part of the Leptospira saintgironsiae genome encodes these proteins:
- a CDS encoding LIC_13029 family protein: MGEIQSKPAGSRENLEASDLKTLKDKKTSREISVLLYRVLFRSEEVRGGSVKVVKETFIRTHSNHPEQFPILDRAKFVRDMISVFKTSTVLNPEKLESFFASVHAAFQSEIRYLLGKSTQFTFDIMFQVIESILQEMSHPEDQRTVDVKDRELILKHFRAYNDLSKFFNKMGTSKAVIDKKDEIITEISINHKEITIVSIENMFRNILAQILLSRKYNCGTLIDKWSTEYGFGPEQAQSMRNHIQETAPLTDFRTQYANALRAIGTENDMDLMFLRTLSNYYSSWVTQVSEQIPA; the protein is encoded by the coding sequence ATGGGAGAAATCCAGAGCAAGCCTGCAGGAAGTAGAGAAAATCTCGAAGCTTCTGACTTAAAAACTCTGAAAGATAAAAAAACTTCCCGAGAGATCTCAGTTCTTCTTTATCGAGTATTGTTTCGAAGTGAAGAAGTTCGGGGAGGTTCGGTCAAAGTAGTTAAAGAGACTTTCATCCGTACCCATTCCAACCACCCGGAACAATTTCCAATCTTAGACAGAGCCAAGTTCGTTCGAGACATGATCTCTGTATTCAAAACTTCTACTGTACTTAATCCAGAAAAGTTAGAGTCATTCTTTGCCTCTGTGCATGCTGCATTTCAAAGCGAGATCAGATATTTATTAGGTAAATCCACTCAGTTCACATTCGATATCATGTTTCAGGTGATAGAATCTATCCTTCAAGAGATGAGTCACCCAGAAGACCAAAGAACTGTGGATGTAAAAGATAGAGAACTGATCTTAAAACATTTTAGAGCTTATAACGATCTTTCTAAATTTTTCAATAAGATGGGAACCTCTAAGGCAGTGATCGATAAGAAGGACGAGATCATCACCGAGATCTCTATCAATCATAAAGAGATCACCATTGTTTCCATCGAGAATATGTTCCGAAATATTCTGGCCCAGATCCTTCTTTCCCGTAAGTACAATTGTGGGACCCTGATCGATAAATGGTCTACCGAATACGGTTTTGGCCCGGAACAAGCTCAGTCTATGAGAAATCATATCCAAGAAACGGCACCCCTAACCGATTTCAGGACACAATATGCAAACGCGTTACGCGCCATTGGAACTGAGAATGATATGGATC
- a CDS encoding DUF2804 domain-containing protein, with the protein MQKIIGPENQVHYGVWDGPIEFNHHDFTLLDFFGKEIKGLKKKFAFHSFNYLGIMMEDCLVGIAAVSLGYAYNVFAYLYKFDQGKVYEFDVKGPDLGLALKFPANPDEYEISFKKGKSFLDIRKSHSEGKLLLDANFGNKLEISGEFPYSLLTHNPLRVLNPSEPSRWTFTEKCSPLIPDRISVKYEQKELVRDPSRATMVYDWSGGYLRRETNWYWAAFSSVLPDRTKIGANFAALVNESFFPENAYWIDSERQRVSRCIFDFSHKDPYKPWRLWDEDGRIRLEFEPKGERREKVNLIWTKLYFRQFVGKFSGSFRPEKGKEVQIKDVWGFTEFHRSLW; encoded by the coding sequence ATGCAAAAAATTATCGGACCCGAAAATCAAGTACACTATGGAGTTTGGGATGGTCCGATCGAATTCAATCATCACGATTTTACTCTTCTGGATTTTTTTGGAAAAGAGATCAAAGGGCTTAAAAAGAAGTTCGCGTTCCATTCTTTCAATTATCTAGGGATCATGATGGAAGACTGCTTGGTCGGGATCGCGGCTGTAAGTCTTGGATATGCGTATAACGTATTTGCTTATCTGTATAAATTCGATCAGGGCAAAGTTTACGAATTCGATGTAAAAGGGCCCGACTTAGGTCTTGCGTTAAAATTCCCTGCTAATCCGGATGAATACGAGATCTCTTTCAAAAAGGGAAAATCCTTCCTGGATATCCGAAAGTCTCACTCCGAAGGTAAACTTCTACTTGATGCAAACTTTGGAAATAAATTGGAAATTTCAGGCGAATTTCCATATTCTCTACTCACTCATAATCCACTTAGAGTCCTGAATCCTTCTGAACCAAGTCGATGGACATTTACTGAAAAATGTTCCCCTTTGATTCCTGATCGTATTAGCGTAAAATATGAGCAGAAGGAATTGGTCAGAGATCCTTCCAGAGCCACTATGGTCTATGATTGGTCAGGTGGTTATTTGAGAAGGGAAACAAATTGGTACTGGGCTGCGTTCTCTTCTGTTCTTCCAGATAGGACAAAGATAGGGGCTAATTTTGCCGCTCTAGTAAACGAAAGTTTTTTCCCTGAGAATGCTTACTGGATCGATTCTGAAAGACAGAGAGTCAGTAGATGTATATTCGATTTTTCTCATAAAGATCCTTATAAACCTTGGAGACTTTGGGACGAAGATGGACGTATCCGTTTAGAATTCGAACCAAAGGGAGAAAGAAGAGAAAAAGTAAATCTGATCTGGACTAAATTATACTTCAGGCAATTTGTAGGAAAATTTTCAGGAAGTTTCAGGCCGGAAAAGGGAAAGGAAGTCCAGATCAAAGATGTCTGGGGTTTCACAGAATTTCATAGATCTCTTTGGTAG
- a CDS encoding acyltransferase family protein — protein sequence MHNLKSENPIRILSIDLLRGLTVAGMILVNNPGTWSNMYWPLKHAKWDGCTPTDLVFPFFLFVVGASIPYSVSNGIQEFPKILKRAAILIFLGLFLNFFGEWSFSNLRFPGVLQRIGFAYFFGAIVYRERNLKFRIFLFISLLISYWYLQEFVSPPGALEPSMKEGKDWGAWLDREVFGQAHLWKFGKVWDPEGLLTSFTAIGSVFCGIFAGEFIKVSLGEKESLLSISGKVALSAFVVLLVGGVWGIYYPINKSLWTGTYSLWTAGWALLVISLFLILEKFDRFEFKALQSFLLPFGKNALLVFFGSGIFARSLNIIMVSSPEGKKIPLKNLIYLEYYKSWIDSPELSSFLYSITVLALWFLILFFLDKKRLYWKI from the coding sequence ATTCACAACTTGAAATCTGAAAATCCAATTCGTATCTTATCTATAGATCTTTTGAGAGGCCTGACTGTGGCGGGGATGATCCTGGTGAATAACCCTGGTACTTGGTCCAATATGTATTGGCCTCTCAAACATGCAAAATGGGATGGATGTACTCCGACTGATTTGGTGTTTCCTTTTTTTCTTTTTGTTGTAGGCGCCTCTATTCCTTACTCAGTATCCAATGGAATACAAGAATTTCCTAAAATACTAAAACGTGCTGCTATTCTGATCTTTCTCGGATTGTTTTTGAATTTTTTTGGAGAATGGAGTTTTTCCAATCTTAGATTTCCTGGAGTCCTGCAAAGAATAGGATTCGCATACTTTTTCGGAGCGATTGTATATCGTGAGAGAAATCTAAAATTTAGGATCTTTCTATTTATATCTTTGCTGATTTCATATTGGTATTTGCAGGAATTTGTTTCCCCTCCTGGGGCTTTAGAACCAAGCATGAAAGAAGGAAAAGATTGGGGAGCTTGGTTAGACAGAGAAGTTTTCGGCCAAGCACATTTATGGAAATTCGGAAAGGTCTGGGATCCAGAAGGACTTTTGACTTCTTTTACAGCTATAGGATCAGTTTTCTGTGGGATTTTTGCGGGAGAATTTATAAAAGTCTCTTTGGGCGAGAAAGAGTCTCTTCTTTCTATTTCAGGCAAGGTCGCGTTAAGTGCTTTTGTTGTATTACTTGTGGGCGGAGTTTGGGGAATTTATTATCCGATCAATAAAAGTTTATGGACCGGGACTTACTCCCTTTGGACTGCAGGTTGGGCCTTGCTTGTTATTTCCCTGTTTTTAATTTTAGAAAAATTTGATAGATTCGAGTTTAAGGCTCTACAAAGTTTTCTTCTTCCTTTTGGAAAGAATGCTTTGCTTGTGTTTTTCGGCTCAGGGATTTTTGCCAGAAGTTTAAATATAATCATGGTCTCTTCTCCGGAAGGGAAAAAGATCCCTTTGAAAAATCTGATCTATCTAGAATATTATAAAAGCTGGATAGATTCTCCGGAGTTGAGTTCCTTTTTATATTCTATAACTGTGTTGGCCTTATGGTTTTTGATCCTTTTCTTTTTAGATAAAAAAAGACTCTACTGGAAAATTTAA
- a CDS encoding response regulator, whose amino-acid sequence MTKILCVDDAPTVLKLLDFTLTEEGYSVCKAAGPDEALTKIESEGPFDIGIFDVNMPGRTGIELTKEVLRTEKGKSMKILILTTESSDAMKSQGKDAGAKGWMIKPFNDEDLLAAVKHLIGS is encoded by the coding sequence ATGACTAAAATACTCTGCGTAGATGACGCTCCCACGGTTTTAAAACTTTTAGATTTCACTCTTACGGAAGAAGGTTATTCCGTATGCAAGGCCGCTGGCCCTGATGAAGCTCTTACTAAAATAGAATCGGAAGGTCCTTTCGATATAGGTATCTTCGATGTGAATATGCCAGGCAGGACAGGAATAGAACTCACTAAAGAGGTTTTAAGAACTGAAAAAGGAAAAAGTATGAAAATACTTATCTTAACTACTGAATCCAGCGATGCCATGAAATCACAAGGAAAGGATGCTGGAGCAAAAGGATGGATGATCAAACCTTTTAACGACGAGGACCTTCTCGCCGCGGTAAAACATCTGATCGGTTCTTAA
- the cheB gene encoding chemotaxis-specific protein-glutamate methyltransferase CheB, translating to MISVYIIDDNRIVREIIASQLQEDPRFTVVGSSTATEAMKEILKAKPDVITLDVEMPDISGIEFLQWLMPKFPIPVIMLSSFTEAGAKVTLDSLQAGALDFVQKADGSEEDFLRMMLELKNKIRACAKTNVSDVLNRNQKTSQTKNQSSSAISKIKLIAIGASTGGTQAIEYLLRNLSGELPPILIVQHMPEYFTGMFAERLDSVSPLKIQEAIEGQTISKGNVYVARGDHHMELGEPPYYNIRIHKREKVTGHRPSVDVLFHSISKSPLASFCAAFLLTGMGKDGAKGLKALSEKGALTFGQDESTSVVYGMPREAYEMGAVKEQISLDNIPEKISELCFGTANSYN from the coding sequence ATGATAAGTGTGTATATCATAGACGATAACCGGATTGTCCGTGAGATAATCGCTTCCCAATTGCAAGAGGATCCTAGATTCACAGTTGTTGGATCTTCTACGGCAACTGAAGCGATGAAAGAAATTCTAAAAGCAAAGCCGGATGTAATCACCTTAGATGTAGAAATGCCTGATATCAGCGGGATAGAATTTTTACAATGGCTAATGCCTAAATTCCCTATTCCGGTTATTATGTTAAGCTCATTCACAGAAGCAGGTGCAAAAGTAACATTAGATTCCTTGCAAGCTGGAGCCTTGGACTTCGTTCAAAAGGCTGACGGAAGTGAAGAGGATTTCCTCAGAATGATGCTGGAACTTAAAAATAAGATCCGAGCTTGCGCTAAAACAAATGTATCAGATGTACTAAATCGAAACCAAAAAACTTCTCAAACAAAAAACCAAAGTAGTTCTGCAATTTCTAAGATCAAATTGATCGCGATCGGAGCTTCTACAGGTGGAACCCAAGCGATTGAATATTTACTTAGAAATCTTTCCGGAGAACTTCCTCCTATTCTAATCGTTCAACATATGCCTGAATATTTCACGGGAATGTTCGCAGAAAGATTGGATTCTGTTTCCCCTTTAAAGATCCAAGAGGCAATAGAAGGCCAAACTATCTCTAAAGGAAACGTATATGTTGCCAGAGGAGATCATCATATGGAACTCGGAGAACCTCCATATTATAATATTCGAATACATAAAAGAGAGAAGGTCACAGGCCATAGACCTTCCGTAGACGTACTATTTCATTCAATTTCAAAATCCCCATTAGCTTCTTTTTGCGCTGCATTTCTTCTTACTGGAATGGGAAAAGACGGAGCAAAAGGACTCAAAGCACTTTCTGAAAAAGGTGCACTGACATTCGGGCAAGATGAATCTACATCTGTAGTTTACGGAATGCCTAGAGAAGCATATGAGATGGGTGCAGTAAAAGAACAGATCTCTCTCGACAATATCCCTGAGAAAATTTCCGAACTATGTTTCGGAACAGCAAACAGTTATAATTAA
- a CDS encoding chemotaxis protein CheA, translating to MDREHLLSEFVSEARDLIDSAETSLLALEEEIETVGQGNPETLNKAFRFFHTLKGSSGLLKLETVVKITHLGETLLDILRNQDKVTEFDFSDDLMETLDLLRRIFDRVEEERTDSGFEQETEVIRNKLKEQLDRISKGSEKEKKAPENKFGFFEEAASAPSTPKGFGFFEEETKPAVVEKILATSSEANPIIQEVQVVEKKKDIRITTDKLDQLMDFMGELVIAESNVIHHPELEGLRLEGFRSAARHLHKIVRDLQEVTLSMRMVPLSSTFQKMNRLVRDLQKRSQKKLDFKIGGEDTEVDKSVVEIIQDPIIHLLRNSIDHGLETPEERAELGKKDKGVIRLQARQSANEVWILVADDGRGLDREKIINKAREKGILKGNPEEMSDKEVFQLIFTPGFSTAEKLTDISGRGVGMDIVLQNIKKLNGKVEVRSKKGEGTTFILRIPLTLGIIEGTVFEVGGTYLTLPTIEISELVSLKDQKLIHPYKDQEVLDLRGIYIPVIRINDLLGLREKLEYKSKNPVLIILENEDRFLGILVDEVLGNQNIVIKPLSSSIQKAQGVNGFTILGNGRVSLILDTKFLFEKFHGTTAATSTGENSNLSLEKLA from the coding sequence ATGGATCGAGAACATCTTCTTTCGGAATTCGTTTCGGAAGCCCGAGACCTGATCGACTCCGCAGAAACTTCTCTTCTGGCATTAGAAGAGGAGATTGAAACAGTAGGTCAAGGGAATCCAGAAACTTTAAACAAAGCTTTTCGCTTTTTCCATACTCTTAAGGGCTCTTCCGGTTTATTAAAATTGGAAACAGTTGTCAAGATCACTCATCTTGGCGAAACACTTCTAGATATATTAAGAAATCAAGATAAAGTTACTGAGTTCGATTTCAGTGACGATCTAATGGAAACTCTGGACCTTCTCCGCAGGATATTCGATCGAGTGGAAGAAGAAAGAACTGATTCCGGTTTCGAACAAGAAACTGAAGTGATTCGAAATAAACTTAAAGAACAATTGGATAGAATTTCCAAAGGTTCTGAAAAAGAGAAAAAAGCTCCGGAGAACAAATTCGGCTTTTTTGAAGAAGCTGCTTCGGCTCCATCAACTCCTAAAGGATTTGGATTTTTCGAAGAAGAGACTAAACCTGCAGTTGTAGAAAAAATTCTGGCTACTTCTTCAGAAGCTAACCCAATTATACAAGAAGTCCAAGTTGTGGAGAAGAAGAAAGATATTCGTATTACCACGGATAAACTGGATCAACTCATGGACTTCATGGGAGAATTGGTAATAGCAGAGTCCAATGTAATCCATCATCCTGAATTAGAAGGATTAAGATTAGAAGGTTTCCGTTCTGCAGCAAGACATCTTCATAAGATCGTAAGAGATCTACAAGAAGTTACTTTATCCATGAGAATGGTACCTCTATCTTCTACCTTCCAAAAGATGAACCGGTTGGTAAGAGACTTACAAAAACGTTCCCAGAAAAAATTAGATTTCAAGATTGGCGGAGAAGATACGGAAGTTGATAAATCCGTAGTTGAGATCATCCAAGATCCGATCATCCATTTATTAAGGAATTCTATTGATCATGGTTTAGAAACTCCTGAAGAAAGAGCCGAACTTGGCAAAAAAGATAAAGGAGTTATCCGCTTACAAGCAAGACAATCCGCAAATGAAGTTTGGATCCTAGTAGCGGATGACGGAAGAGGATTGGATCGAGAAAAGATCATCAATAAAGCCAGAGAAAAAGGCATCCTAAAAGGAAATCCTGAAGAAATGAGTGATAAGGAAGTGTTCCAACTCATATTCACTCCAGGATTTTCTACTGCAGAAAAGCTCACTGATATTTCAGGCAGAGGTGTCGGAATGGATATCGTTCTGCAAAATATCAAAAAGTTGAACGGTAAGGTAGAGGTGCGTTCCAAAAAAGGAGAAGGCACCACATTCATTTTAAGAATTCCACTTACTTTAGGGATTATTGAAGGAACCGTTTTCGAAGTGGGAGGAACTTATCTAACTCTTCCTACGATAGAAATTAGTGAATTGGTGAGTCTAAAAGACCAGAAATTGATCCATCCTTATAAGGACCAAGAGGTCTTGGACTTAAGAGGGATCTATATACCTGTGATACGGATCAATGATCTACTCGGTCTCAGGGAAAAGCTGGAATACAAAAGTAAGAACCCTGTCTTGATCATTCTTGAGAATGAGGACAGATTTTTAGGGATACTCGTGGACGAAGTATTAGGAAATCAGAATATTGTGATCAAACCACTCTCCTCTTCTATACAAAAAGCCCAAGGTGTAAATGGATTTACGATCTTAGGTAACGGAAGAGTCAGCTTGATACTGGATACTAAATTCCTGTTCGAAAAATTCCACGGAACCACGGCTGCAACATCCACCGGCGAAAACTCAAATCTAAGTTTGGAAAAATTGGCTTAA
- a CDS encoding HAMP domain-containing methyl-accepting chemotaxis protein — protein sequence MSVKAKLTIGFSTVVVLLIFVAGFAIYRLNTFNAVVTKAVNVSAKKSTMLLAMRTAILKVTRAEKNTILSTEEEDMKRYIGETETNLSLLPQLETDVYPLLQEAGKRNMDELKIVEKDYRATLKKVLDLAYINKNVEAREISQKQLRAHLDKMEGFLNQMIDRAQKELDDANKNTDELYAETTFLMILIPILSSLIAVGCAAWITISVNKALSTALEVVGSVSSAAAQVSATAFSLSQSSNEQAASLEETTAAVEEMSSTIEQNSHNAKETNSMAESSSRDASKGRKSVLETLNAMKKISGKVNIIEEIAYQTNLLALNAAIEAARAGKHGKGFAVVADEVRKLAERSQIAAQEINGLSKDSVERAEDAGKLIEEIVPSIENTAKLIQEISVSSDEQARGITQINTAMVQLDQATQENAAASEELASTAKELNEQAETLLEVMGTLIKIREEVLTASKGKSKKQDRGPSLTNQPIKSHFHTPHFDLKHAASQFGNAKKDPKKNSNGKNFLPLIEEESEATSQSETSSGSEENSGEIKV from the coding sequence ATGAGCGTCAAAGCCAAATTAACCATAGGATTCTCAACCGTAGTCGTTCTGTTGATCTTCGTAGCAGGATTTGCAATATATCGTTTAAATACTTTTAATGCAGTAGTTACTAAAGCAGTCAATGTTTCCGCCAAAAAGTCGACCATGCTTTTGGCAATGAGAACCGCAATACTCAAGGTTACCCGAGCGGAAAAAAACACGATCCTTTCCACCGAAGAAGAGGATATGAAAAGGTATATCGGTGAAACGGAAACGAATTTATCACTTTTACCTCAATTGGAAACAGATGTTTATCCACTTCTCCAAGAAGCGGGTAAAAGGAATATGGACGAATTAAAAATAGTAGAGAAAGATTATAGAGCTACTTTGAAAAAAGTTTTAGATCTTGCCTACATCAACAAAAACGTAGAAGCAAGAGAGATCTCGCAAAAACAATTGAGAGCTCATTTGGACAAGATGGAAGGTTTCCTAAACCAGATGATCGATCGTGCTCAAAAAGAATTGGATGACGCAAATAAAAACACGGATGAGTTGTATGCAGAAACCACTTTCTTGATGATCTTAATCCCTATCCTTTCTTCTTTGATTGCCGTAGGTTGCGCAGCTTGGATCACCATTTCAGTCAATAAGGCTCTAAGTACTGCATTAGAAGTAGTAGGTTCAGTTTCTTCTGCGGCAGCTCAAGTATCTGCAACTGCATTCTCTTTAAGCCAATCCTCTAACGAACAAGCGGCCAGTTTAGAAGAGACCACCGCAGCAGTAGAGGAAATGTCTTCTACGATAGAGCAGAATTCACATAATGCAAAAGAGACAAACTCTATGGCAGAATCTTCTTCAAGAGATGCAAGTAAGGGAAGAAAATCCGTTCTGGAAACCTTAAATGCGATGAAAAAGATCTCAGGCAAAGTTAATATTATAGAAGAGATCGCTTATCAAACCAACTTACTGGCGTTAAATGCTGCGATCGAAGCTGCGAGAGCCGGTAAACATGGAAAAGGATTCGCAGTAGTAGCGGACGAAGTTAGAAAGCTCGCAGAAAGAAGCCAGATTGCGGCCCAAGAGATCAATGGACTTTCTAAAGATTCAGTAGAACGCGCAGAAGATGCAGGAAAACTAATAGAAGAGATCGTTCCAAGTATAGAAAACACTGCGAAGTTAATCCAAGAAATTTCTGTTTCTTCTGATGAACAAGCAAGAGGTATCACTCAAATCAATACTGCGATGGTTCAATTGGACCAAGCTACTCAAGAAAATGCAGCTGCATCCGAAGAGTTAGCCTCTACTGCGAAAGAGTTGAACGAACAAGCAGAAACTCTTTTGGAAGTAATGGGAACTCTGATCAAGATCAGAGAAGAAGTATTAACTGCTTCCAAAGGGAAATCCAAAAAGCAGGATAGAGGACCTTCTCTTACAAATCAACCGATCAAGTCTCATTTTCACACTCCTCATTTCGATCTAAAACATGCGGCTTCTCAATTCGGGAACGCAAAGAAAGATCCTAAAAAGAATTCCAATGGAAAAAATTTCCTTCCGCTAATAGAAGAAGAATCTGAGGCAACTAGCCAATCCGAAACTTCTTCCGGCTCAGAAGAAAACTCCGGCGAAATCAAAGTATAA
- a CDS encoding chemotaxis protein CheW — translation MAENEIDLLLEEDETDDEDTLENKFLVFSLADREYGLEIKYIIEIIGMQPITEVPDMPAFIKGVTNLRGKVVPLIDVRLRFHMESIPYTEKTCVIILNIEGESLGLIVDTVREVVSIPSENTEPAPKMGDGEANRFIASFGKVENSVKILLDVRKLLRDDELEVLHEKLPESGTPA, via the coding sequence ATGGCAGAAAACGAAATAGATCTTCTATTAGAAGAAGATGAAACGGATGATGAGGATACACTAGAGAATAAGTTTTTAGTATTCTCACTCGCCGATAGAGAATACGGGTTAGAGATCAAATACATCATCGAGATCATAGGGATGCAACCGATCACGGAAGTCCCGGATATGCCTGCCTTTATCAAAGGAGTGACCAACCTTCGAGGCAAAGTAGTCCCACTAATCGATGTTAGGCTAAGATTCCATATGGAATCCATTCCTTATACAGAAAAAACCTGCGTAATTATCTTAAATATAGAAGGAGAAAGTCTCGGACTAATCGTAGACACCGTCCGCGAAGTAGTAAGTATTCCTTCCGAAAACACAGAACCCGCTCCAAAGATGGGAGACGGAGAAGCTAATCGTTTTATCGCCTCCTTCGGAAAAGTAGAAAATTCAGTTAAAATCCTACTCGATGTGCGTAAACTACTGAGAGACGACGAGTTGGAAGTCCTACACGAAAAACTTCCAGAAAGTGGAACTCCAGCCTAA
- a CDS encoding chemotaxis protein CheD — MFVNVGECLFSQTPVAMKTLLGSCVSVCLFDPFNRFGGMNHILLPGKAGVDDSGRFGINAMELLINEFVKKGIPRSRLQAKIIGGGKVLRLGSKSVPIGERNVEFVKEFLRSEEISVSGEETGGQYYRNLRFFTHTFEVFVKRVQIDLEKNMIEKNEAAYLDKIRENMRKKTPTTFF, encoded by the coding sequence GTGTTTGTTAATGTAGGAGAATGTTTATTTTCCCAAACTCCAGTCGCTATGAAAACCCTTCTAGGTTCCTGTGTGTCAGTATGTCTATTCGATCCATTCAATAGATTCGGCGGGATGAATCATATACTTCTCCCCGGAAAAGCAGGTGTCGATGATTCCGGAAGATTCGGGATCAACGCTATGGAATTATTGATCAATGAATTTGTGAAGAAGGGAATTCCAAGAAGCCGTTTGCAAGCAAAGATCATTGGTGGCGGAAAGGTTTTAAGATTAGGCTCTAAAAGTGTTCCGATTGGCGAAAGGAACGTAGAGTTCGTGAAAGAATTTTTAAGATCAGAAGAAATTTCTGTTTCCGGAGAAGAAACCGGAGGCCAATATTATAGAAATCTACGCTTTTTCACTCATACTTTTGAAGTGTTTGTAAAACGTGTACAGATCGATCTAGAGAAAAACATGATCGAGAAAAACGAAGCGGCTTATTTGGACAAAATACGGGAGAATATGCGGAAAAAAACGCCGACTACTTTCTTTTGA
- a CDS encoding sensor histidine kinase, whose translation MNSLVRILLSPAILTEENGKIIESNDTFAKLIGKELDATFDYLDWIHPVDREHEASLWAKDPSLNHYEMVKRLKNTDEIYLAYHTVTSRTTDGNLLTLFLPMESKLPSDFKNISIHPTGESVKKAEIEIYRRALEIFDWKQSLKDRYSSTAWMDSAIKQINITLMQGTGVGSLMSVLSMILSKAKKKEGAEFVEIRSNLFDLLQDGVASASRFTQFLSSAQALFEESETPEEIGTVAEFVDVLREVIDDITPSVLLKDQKILVSDNLHILSNRLRFKKPWISTIAKEVLINALKYSPDKSSVLILVLRIGDELQFKVINDPPFSGYIQDFHEDLVFEPFYRGVKFMDERFDQEQFGMGLGLPVVKKLVELQNGKVHLQTMNLNLDDTRKEGICLTMRFPVIE comes from the coding sequence TTGAATTCCCTCGTACGCATTTTACTTTCACCCGCTATTCTCACCGAAGAAAACGGTAAAATTATAGAATCCAATGATACTTTTGCGAAATTGATCGGCAAGGAGTTGGATGCTACTTTTGATTATCTAGATTGGATCCATCCAGTAGATAGGGAACACGAAGCTTCCTTATGGGCGAAGGATCCTAGCCTCAATCATTATGAAATGGTAAAACGTCTGAAAAACACAGACGAGATCTATTTAGCCTATCATACCGTCACCTCCAGAACAACAGATGGGAATTTATTAACTCTATTCCTGCCTATGGAGAGTAAACTTCCTTCAGACTTTAAGAATATTTCTATTCATCCGACCGGAGAAAGTGTTAAAAAAGCTGAGATAGAAATTTATCGCAGGGCCTTGGAGATATTTGATTGGAAACAATCTCTTAAGGATCGATATTCTTCCACCGCTTGGATGGATTCTGCAATCAAACAGATCAATATCACTTTGATGCAAGGAACAGGCGTAGGAAGTTTGATGAGTGTTCTTTCTATGATACTTTCCAAAGCTAAGAAAAAAGAAGGCGCGGAATTCGTAGAAATTCGCTCTAATCTTTTTGATCTTTTACAAGACGGGGTGGCGAGCGCCTCTCGGTTTACTCAATTTTTATCTTCTGCCCAGGCACTCTTTGAAGAGAGCGAAACTCCTGAGGAGATCGGAACTGTTGCTGAGTTTGTGGATGTATTGAGAGAAGTAATAGATGATATTACTCCTTCTGTTCTTCTCAAAGATCAAAAGATCCTAGTATCAGATAATTTGCATATTCTTTCTAATCGTTTGAGATTTAAGAAACCTTGGATCTCTACTATTGCAAAAGAAGTTTTGATTAACGCATTAAAGTATTCACCTGACAAATCCAGTGTCCTAATTCTTGTTCTTCGGATTGGGGATGAACTACAATTTAAAGTGATCAATGATCCTCCTTTTTCAGGTTATATACAAGACTTTCATGAGGATCTTGTATTTGAGCCTTTTTATAGAGGGGTCAAATTTATGGACGAACGTTTCGATCAAGAACAGTTCGGAATGGGACTAGGACTTCCTGTAGTTAAAAAGTTAGTGGAACTACAGAATGGAAAAGTGCATCTTCAGACAATGAACCTGAATCTGGATGATACCAGAAAAGAAGGGATCTGTCTTACGATGCGTTTTCCAGTCATAGAGTAG